From one bacterium Scap17 genomic stretch:
- a CDS encoding ribonucleotide-diphosphate reductase subunit beta: MLNWDDFHEDDAPAAEKPATAKPAPQPEAPAAAPAADAVVASENSEGYTVSEAERIARAQQALDDLDVAKGLEELEMGAQRIQVDEKRMINARADVNQLVPFKYDWAWQKYLDGSANHWMPQEVNMNADIALWKSQDGLTEDERLIVMRSLGYFSTADSLVANNLVLAVYKNITNPECRQYLLRQAFEEAIHTHAYQYCIESLGMDEGEVFNMYREVDSVARKSAWSLKHTQALARADFHTGTPEADQEFLRNLIGFYAVTEGIFFYCGFSQILSMGRRNKMTGVAEQFQYILRDESMHLNFGIDVINQIKVENPHLWTTEFQDEVTQMILEGTQLEIEYARDTMPRGVLGMNAAIMEEYLHFICNRRLAQLGLKEQFPGAKNPFPWMSEIIDLRKEKNFFETRVTEYQVGGALSWD; this comes from the coding sequence ATGTTGAACTGGGACGATTTCCACGAAGACGACGCCCCCGCTGCCGAAAAGCCGGCGACAGCCAAACCGGCACCGCAGCCCGAAGCTCCCGCTGCTGCCCCGGCGGCTGACGCTGTCGTCGCGAGCGAGAACAGCGAAGGCTATACGGTCAGCGAAGCCGAGCGCATCGCCCGCGCCCAGCAGGCGCTGGACGATCTCGACGTGGCCAAGGGTCTGGAAGAACTGGAAATGGGTGCCCAGCGCATTCAGGTCGACGAGAAGCGCATGATCAATGCCCGCGCCGACGTCAACCAGCTGGTGCCCTTCAAGTACGACTGGGCATGGCAGAAGTACCTCGACGGCTCCGCGAACCACTGGATGCCGCAGGAAGTGAACATGAACGCGGACATCGCGCTCTGGAAGAGCCAGGACGGCCTGACCGAGGACGAGCGTCTGATCGTGATGCGCTCGCTGGGTTACTTCTCCACTGCCGACTCGCTGGTCGCCAACAATCTGGTGCTGGCCGTCTACAAGAACATCACCAACCCGGAGTGCCGCCAGTACCTGCTGCGTCAGGCCTTCGAAGAGGCGATCCACACCCACGCCTACCAGTACTGCATCGAATCACTGGGCATGGACGAAGGCGAAGTCTTCAACATGTACCGTGAAGTGGACTCCGTGGCGCGCAAGTCCGCCTGGAGCCTCAAGCACACCCAGGCGCTGGCGCGTGCCGACTTCCACACCGGTACACCGGAAGCGGACCAGGAATTCCTGCGCAACCTGATCGGCTTCTACGCCGTCACCGAAGGCATCTTCTTCTACTGCGGCTTCTCCCAGATCCTGTCCATGGGTCGTCGCAACAAGATGACCGGCGTCGCCGAGCAGTTCCAGTACATCCTGCGTGACGAGTCCATGCACCTGAACTTCGGCATCGACGTGATCAACCAGATCAAGGTCGAGAACCCGCACCTGTGGACCACCGAATTCCAGGACGAAGTCACCCAGATGATCCTGGAAGGCACCCAGCTCGAGATCGAATACGCGCGTGATACCATGCCGCGCGGCGTGCTGGGCATGAACGCGGCCATCATGGAGGAATACCTCCACTTCATCTGCAACCGTCGCCTCGCGCAGCTGGGCCTCAAGGAGCAGTTCCCGGGCGCCAAGAACCCGTTCCCGTGGATGTCCGAGATCATCGACCTGCGCAAGGAGAAGAACTTCTTCGAGACGCGCGTCACCGAATATCAGGTCGGCGGTGCCCTGAGCTGGGATTGA
- a CDS encoding response regulator transcription factor — translation MKILLVEDDMPLAEALMARLGEADVLVEHATTGGDADFLIQTESYDAVVLDLGLPDGDGTRWLSQWREAGIEVPVLVLTARERWSDKAAGFSAGADDYVTKPFETAEVIFRLRALVRRSRGHAHPVLKLGDLACDTHGGTVSLAGRPVSLTAQETRLLMHLMHAVPGVVSRSELVEHVYDRDHEPDSNVIDVQISRLRRKLGAERIETLRGRGYRLRDPDAETQAPMDGPDA, via the coding sequence ATGAAGATATTGCTGGTTGAAGATGACATGCCGTTGGCCGAAGCGCTGATGGCGCGCCTGGGGGAAGCCGATGTACTGGTCGAGCATGCCACCACCGGGGGAGACGCCGACTTTTTGATCCAGACCGAGAGCTACGATGCCGTGGTGCTGGATCTCGGCCTGCCGGACGGCGACGGCACCCGCTGGCTGTCCCAGTGGCGGGAAGCTGGCATCGAGGTGCCGGTGCTGGTGCTGACCGCACGCGAGCGCTGGTCTGACAAGGCCGCCGGCTTCTCTGCCGGCGCCGATGATTACGTCACCAAGCCCTTCGAGACCGCCGAGGTCATCTTCCGTCTGCGGGCGCTGGTGCGTCGCTCACGCGGCCATGCCCACCCCGTGCTCAAGCTGGGTGATCTGGCCTGTGACACCCACGGCGGTACCGTCAGTCTGGCGGGGCGCCCCGTGTCGCTGACCGCCCAGGAAACGCGCCTGCTGATGCACCTGATGCACGCCGTGCCCGGTGTGGTCAGCCGTTCTGAACTGGTCGAGCATGTCTATGACCGCGACCACGAACCCGATTCCAACGTCATCGACGTGCAGATCAGCCGTCTGCGTCGCAAGCTGGGTGCCGAGCGCATCGAGACGCTGCGCGGGCGTGGCTATCGTCTGCGTGATCCGGATGCCGAGACACAGGCGCCGATGGATGGCCCCGACGCATGA
- a CDS encoding TIGR02281 family clan AA aspartic protease: protein MSDSGGGATRRYGVGMLVVCWALILAMLVWWFQGQLDERTRPNASLAGQSLSSGEPLALSRNRSGHFVAPGTINGEPVTFLLDTGATYVSVSEALAERLQLPRGRDARFTTANGVSHGALTTLDTVSLAGLRQREVRGAIVPGMHDEVMLLGMSFLGEFDINMRGQQMTLTPVDGDDR, encoded by the coding sequence ATGAGTGATTCAGGGGGCGGCGCGACCCGCCGTTATGGTGTCGGCATGCTGGTGGTGTGCTGGGCGCTGATTCTCGCCATGCTGGTGTGGTGGTTTCAGGGCCAGCTTGATGAGCGCACCCGGCCCAATGCCTCGCTGGCTGGCCAGTCGCTGTCATCTGGAGAGCCACTGGCGCTGTCGCGCAATCGCTCTGGGCACTTCGTGGCCCCCGGCACGATCAATGGTGAGCCGGTGACCTTCCTGCTCGATACCGGCGCCACCTATGTCTCGGTGTCCGAAGCGCTGGCCGAGCGCCTGCAGTTGCCACGCGGGCGGGATGCGCGCTTCACCACCGCCAATGGCGTCAGTCACGGCGCATTGACCACACTGGATACCGTCAGCCTGGCGGGGCTCCGCCAGCGCGAGGTGCGCGGGGCCATCGTGCCGGGCATGCACGATGAGGTGATGCTGCTGGGAATGAGTTTCCTGGGGGAGTTCGATATCAACATGCGCGGTCAACAGATGACGTTGACGCCGGTGGATGGCGATGACCGATAA
- a CDS encoding response regulator encodes MPLDTNAQEHVLIVEDDERLATLTREYLEANNFRVSVENDGARAVDLIISLRPDIVILDLMLPGEDGLSICRRARPQFAGPILMLTARTDDMDQVLGLEMGADDYVPKPVQPRVLLARMRALLRRADGPEVPAGETRLVFNDLEIDNATREAWLARERIELTSAEFDLLWLLSSNAGRVLTREEIFSALRGIKYDGQDRSIDVRVSRIRPKIGDDPNHPERIKTVRSKGYLFVKDL; translated from the coding sequence ATGCCCTTGGATACCAATGCGCAAGAACATGTATTGATTGTTGAGGATGACGAGCGTCTGGCGACACTGACGCGCGAATACCTCGAAGCCAACAACTTCCGCGTGAGCGTCGAGAATGACGGCGCGCGGGCGGTGGACCTGATCATCAGTCTGCGCCCCGACATCGTGATTCTGGACCTGATGCTGCCGGGCGAGGATGGCCTGTCCATCTGTCGTCGCGCGCGGCCTCAGTTCGCCGGGCCGATCCTGATGCTGACGGCACGTACCGATGACATGGATCAGGTGCTGGGTCTGGAGATGGGCGCCGACGATTACGTGCCCAAGCCGGTGCAGCCGCGTGTCCTGCTGGCACGCATGCGGGCCTTGCTGCGTCGCGCCGATGGCCCCGAGGTGCCCGCCGGTGAGACGCGCCTGGTGTTCAATGATCTCGAGATCGACAACGCCACCCGTGAGGCATGGTTGGCGCGCGAACGCATCGAACTGACCAGTGCCGAGTTCGACCTGCTGTGGCTGCTGTCCTCGAATGCGGGCCGCGTGCTGACGCGTGAGGAGATCTTCTCTGCGCTGCGCGGCATCAAGTACGACGGCCAGGACCGCTCCATCGACGTGCGTGTCTCGCGCATCCGCCCCAAGATTGGCGATGACCCCAATCATCCTGAGCGGATCAAGACGGTGCGCAGCAAGGGATACCTGTTCGTCAAGGACCTCTAG
- the coq7 gene encoding 2-polyprenyl-3-methyl-6-methoxy-1,4-benzoquinone monooxygenase, which translates to MSAQRHHSRADQLIHQFDTVLRTLVPHAAQPSRPSPAGDIHDEAISDEERQHAAGLMRINHTGEVCAQALYQGQGFTARLPETRTQMELAAQEEIDHLAWCDARLVELDANTSLLNPLFYMTSFALGAAAGAINDKVSLGFVAATEELVGEHLSKHQQTLPEGDQRSRAVLRQMEIDEAHHEQWALEAGGHRFPGPLKSAMRLMSKVMTASVYRV; encoded by the coding sequence ATTTCGGCGCAACGTCATCACAGCCGCGCCGATCAGTTGATCCATCAGTTCGACACCGTACTGCGTACCCTGGTACCACATGCCGCCCAGCCGTCGCGCCCTTCTCCGGCGGGCGACATCCATGACGAAGCGATCAGCGATGAAGAGCGCCAGCACGCCGCTGGCCTGATGCGCATCAATCACACCGGCGAGGTGTGTGCCCAGGCGCTCTATCAGGGGCAGGGGTTCACGGCGCGTCTGCCCGAAACGCGCACACAGATGGAGCTGGCCGCCCAGGAAGAGATCGACCACCTGGCCTGGTGCGATGCACGACTCGTCGAGCTGGATGCCAATACCAGCCTGCTCAATCCGTTGTTCTACATGACGAGCTTCGCCCTCGGGGCAGCAGCGGGCGCCATCAACGACAAGGTCAGCCTCGGGTTCGTGGCCGCGACCGAAGAGCTGGTCGGCGAGCACCTGTCGAAGCACCAGCAGACGCTGCCCGAGGGCGATCAGCGCTCACGCGCCGTATTGCGCCAGATGGAAATCGACGAAGCCCATCATGAGCAGTGGGCGCTGGAAGCCGGTGGCCATCGCTTCCCGGGGCCGCTGAAGAGCGCCATGCGCCTGATGTCCAAGGTGATGACGGCCAGCGTCTATCGGGTGTGA
- a CDS encoding ribonucleoside-diphosphate reductase subunit alpha — MDSTFSTDQAAVDVTAPQRLRVIKRTGDVAPFDASKISVALSKAFIAVEGDQVESSSRIRDLVQQLTSQITDAFQRRMPDGGTLHIEDIQDQVELALMRSGEHKVARAYVLYRDEHARARSAQSDGIAKPHPTINVTHLDGSVRPLDLGRIETLVFDACAELSNVDAQKIVDDSLKNLYDGVPVDGVSTALMMTARTLVEKDPNYTYVTARLLQDNLRREALSFLKVADEATFGEMKDHYPVAFKAYIESGIAFEQLDEQLATFDLERLGAAIDHTRDNQFTYLGLQTLYDRYFLHQNDVRYELPQVMFMRVAMGLSLNEEDREGRAIEFYELLSSFDYMASTPTLFNAGTRRSQLSSCYLTTVPDALDGIYGAIRDNAMLSKWAGGLGNDWTPVRALGSYIKGTNGKSQGVVPFLKVVNDTAVAVNQGGKRKGAVCAYLETWHMDVEEFLDLRKNTGDDRRRTHDMNTANWVPDLFMKRVFDDTEWTLFSPSDCPDLHDLYGAAFQARYEQYEEMTRQGQLKLYKRVKARDLWRKMLSMLFETGHPWITFKDPCNLRSPQQHAGVVHSSNLCTEITLNTSEDEIAVCNLGSINLAQHIVDGKLDGDKLKKSVRTAVRMLDNVIDINYYAVPQARRSNMRHRPVGLGIMGFQDALYAQSIAYASEEAVTFADESMELVSYHAIEASSDLAAERGRYESFDGSLWSQGILPIDSIEKLKTERGADYIEMDESQTQDWDYIREKVRTQGMRNSNVMAIAPTATISNICGVSQSIEPTYQNLFVKSNLSGEFTVVNAYMVNDLKARGLWDEVMINDLKYYDGSVQPIERIPEDLKALYANAFEVEPKWIVEAASRRQKWIDQAQSLNLYIQGVSGKKLDVTYRMAWFRGLKTTYYLRALGATAVEKSTVDRSKHNAVGNAPTPTPAPAPTPAPEAKPEPRGIEDFLQGKSGQRAPSASNIDELGCEACQ, encoded by the coding sequence ATGGATTCCACTTTCAGCACCGATCAGGCGGCCGTCGACGTGACCGCACCTCAGCGCCTGCGCGTCATCAAGCGCACTGGCGATGTCGCGCCCTTCGATGCCAGCAAGATCTCCGTCGCACTGTCCAAGGCGTTCATCGCCGTGGAAGGCGACCAGGTCGAGTCCAGCTCGCGTATCCGCGATCTGGTCCAGCAGCTGACCAGCCAGATCACCGATGCCTTCCAGCGTCGCATGCCTGACGGTGGCACCCTGCACATCGAAGACATCCAGGATCAGGTCGAGCTGGCATTGATGCGTTCCGGCGAGCACAAGGTGGCCCGCGCCTATGTCCTGTACCGCGATGAACACGCTCGCGCCCGCAGCGCCCAGAGCGACGGTATTGCCAAGCCGCACCCGACCATCAACGTCACGCACCTCGACGGCAGCGTGCGTCCGCTGGATCTGGGCCGTATCGAGACTCTCGTCTTCGATGCCTGCGCTGAGCTTTCCAACGTCGATGCCCAGAAGATCGTCGATGACTCCCTGAAGAATCTGTACGACGGCGTGCCGGTCGATGGCGTGTCCACCGCGCTGATGATGACCGCGCGTACGCTGGTCGAGAAGGACCCGAACTACACCTACGTCACCGCCCGCCTGCTGCAGGACAACCTGCGCCGCGAAGCCTTGAGCTTCCTCAAGGTCGCTGACGAGGCCACCTTCGGCGAGATGAAGGACCACTACCCGGTCGCCTTCAAGGCCTACATCGAAAGCGGTATCGCCTTCGAGCAGCTGGACGAGCAACTGGCCACCTTCGATCTGGAGCGTCTCGGCGCGGCCATCGATCACACGCGTGACAACCAGTTCACCTACCTCGGCCTGCAGACCCTGTATGACCGCTACTTCCTGCATCAGAACGACGTGCGCTACGAGCTGCCGCAGGTTATGTTCATGCGTGTCGCCATGGGCCTGTCCCTGAACGAGGAAGACCGCGAAGGTCGTGCCATCGAGTTCTACGAGCTGCTGTCCAGCTTCGACTACATGGCTTCCACGCCGACGCTGTTCAACGCCGGTACCCGTCGCAGCCAGCTGTCCAGCTGCTACCTGACCACCGTGCCGGACGCCCTCGACGGCATCTACGGCGCCATCCGCGACAACGCCATGCTCTCCAAGTGGGCGGGTGGTCTCGGCAATGACTGGACGCCGGTGCGTGCGCTGGGGTCCTACATCAAGGGCACCAACGGCAAGTCCCAGGGCGTCGTGCCCTTCCTGAAGGTCGTCAACGACACCGCCGTTGCCGTCAACCAGGGTGGCAAGCGCAAGGGTGCCGTCTGTGCCTATCTGGAAACCTGGCACATGGACGTCGAGGAATTCCTCGACCTGCGCAAGAACACCGGTGATGACCGTCGCCGTACCCACGACATGAACACCGCCAACTGGGTGCCGGACCTGTTCATGAAGCGTGTCTTCGATGACACCGAGTGGACCCTGTTCTCGCCGTCCGACTGCCCGGACCTCCACGACCTGTACGGCGCGGCCTTCCAGGCGCGTTACGAGCAGTACGAGGAGATGACCCGTCAGGGCCAGCTGAAGCTTTACAAGCGCGTCAAGGCGCGTGATCTGTGGCGCAAGATGCTCTCCATGCTGTTCGAGACCGGCCACCCGTGGATCACCTTCAAGGACCCGTGCAACCTGCGCAGCCCGCAGCAGCACGCCGGTGTCGTGCACTCGTCCAACCTGTGCACCGAGATCACCCTCAACACCTCCGAGGACGAGATCGCGGTCTGCAACCTGGGCTCGATCAACCTGGCGCAGCACATCGTCGACGGCAAGCTGGACGGCGACAAGCTCAAGAAGTCGGTGCGTACCGCCGTGCGCATGCTCGACAACGTCATCGACATCAACTACTACGCCGTCCCGCAGGCGCGTCGCTCCAACATGCGTCACCGCCCGGTCGGCCTCGGCATCATGGGCTTCCAGGACGCGCTCTACGCGCAGTCCATCGCCTATGCCTCCGAAGAGGCCGTGACCTTCGCCGACGAATCCATGGAACTCGTCAGCTATCACGCCATCGAAGCTTCCAGTGATCTGGCCGCCGAGCGTGGTCGTTACGAAAGCTTCGACGGCTCGCTGTGGAGCCAGGGCATCCTGCCGATCGATTCCATCGAGAAGCTCAAGACCGAGCGTGGCGCCGACTACATCGAGATGGATGAAAGCCAGACCCAGGACTGGGACTACATCCGCGAGAAGGTCCGTACCCAGGGCATGCGCAACTCCAACGTGATGGCGATCGCGCCGACCGCGACGATCTCCAACATCTGTGGCGTCTCGCAGTCCATCGAGCCGACCTACCAGAACCTGTTCGTCAAATCGAACCTGTCTGGCGAGTTCACCGTGGTCAACGCCTACATGGTCAATGACCTCAAGGCGCGCGGCCTGTGGGACGAGGTCATGATCAACGACCTCAAGTACTACGACGGCAGCGTGCAGCCGATCGAGCGCATCCCGGAAGACCTCAAGGCGCTGTACGCCAACGCCTTCGAAGTCGAGCCGAAGTGGATCGTCGAAGCCGCCTCGCGTCGTCAGAAGTGGATCGATCAGGCCCAGTCCCTGAACCTGTACATCCAGGGCGTGTCCGGCAAGAAGCTGGACGTGACCTACCGCATGGCATGGTTCCGTGGCCTCAAGACCACCTATTACCTCCGTGCTCTGGGTGCGACCGCCGTGGAGAAATCCACCGTCGATCGCAGCAAGCACAATGCCGTCGGCAATGCACCGACTCCAACACCGGCTCCCGCGCCGACACCGGCACCGGAAGCCAAGCCGGAACCACGCGGCATCGAAGACTTCCTGCAGGGCAAGAGCGGCCAGCGCGCCCCCTCCGCCAGCAACATCGATGAATTGGGCTGTGAGGCCTGTCAGTAA
- a CDS encoding ankyrin repeat domain-containing protein, with product MKDMTMCAQHGDLEGLAQALAAPDAHERVNDVDYRGRSPLLVAVQANQPEAVEALLAAGADCEQTDALHDTPLLAAAALGYGRCLSRLLAHGASATVLNRFSSTALMSASERGHADICRQLLEETDVDVDHQNTLGWTALIEAVLLGDGGVDYQQVVEQLLAHGADVNLADAEGVTPLAHARWRQFDALSARLEAAGGHEQGVAHDVSDHVQTRTSAPRRA from the coding sequence ATGAAGGACATGACAATGTGTGCTCAGCATGGCGATCTGGAGGGCCTGGCACAGGCATTGGCCGCTCCCGATGCGCACGAGCGCGTCAATGACGTGGATTATCGCGGGCGCTCGCCATTGCTGGTCGCGGTGCAGGCCAATCAGCCGGAGGCGGTGGAGGCCCTGCTGGCCGCTGGCGCCGATTGCGAGCAGACCGATGCCCTGCACGATACCCCCCTGCTGGCCGCCGCTGCGCTCGGCTATGGCCGTTGTCTGAGCCGGCTGCTGGCGCATGGTGCCTCGGCGACGGTGCTCAATCGCTTCTCTTCCACTGCACTGATGTCGGCCAGTGAGCGTGGTCATGCCGATATCTGCCGTCAGCTGCTCGAGGAGACCGATGTCGACGTCGATCACCAGAATACGCTCGGCTGGACGGCGCTGATCGAGGCCGTGTTGCTGGGGGATGGCGGCGTTGACTATCAGCAGGTCGTCGAGCAGCTTCTGGCCCACGGTGCCGACGTCAATCTGGCGGACGCCGAAGGTGTCACGCCACTGGCGCATGCGCGCTGGCGTCAGTTCGATGCGCTAAGCGCGAGGCTGGAAGCGGCCGGCGGACACGAGCAGGGCGTGGCCCATGATGTGAGCGACCACGTCCAGACCCGCACCTCGGCACCGCGTCGTGCATGA
- the gnd gene encoding decarboxylating 6-phosphogluconate dehydrogenase, with the protein MQLGIIGLGRMGGNIARRLMRNGHEVVAHDRDAAIAQSLVADGATHVDSLVELVKQLEAPRAFWVMLPAGEITEQTIATLAELMEAGDTIIDGGNTFYKDDIRRAAGLKLKGLNYVDVGTSGGVWGLERGYCMMIGAEKAVFEHLEPLFDTLAPGYGDLERTKGRNAPDERAERGYIHAGPVGAGHYVKMVHNGIEYGLMQAYAEGFELMQSKGSEDLPEDQRFDLNLADIAEVWRRGSVVSSWLLDLTAQALAGDARLDHYSGAVSDSGEGRWTVDAAVEQGVAVPVLANALFSRFSSRKENTYANRLLSAMRFGFGGHVEPPKKD; encoded by the coding sequence ATGCAACTCGGTATCATCGGACTCGGCCGCATGGGCGGCAATATCGCTCGTCGCTTGATGCGCAATGGCCACGAAGTGGTCGCCCATGATCGTGACGCGGCAATCGCCCAGTCACTGGTCGCCGACGGTGCGACGCACGTCGATAGCCTCGTGGAGCTGGTTAAGCAGCTCGAGGCCCCGCGCGCCTTCTGGGTCATGCTGCCGGCTGGCGAGATCACCGAGCAGACCATCGCCACGCTGGCCGAGCTGATGGAAGCCGGCGACACCATCATCGATGGCGGCAACACCTTCTACAAGGACGACATCCGCCGTGCCGCGGGGCTAAAACTCAAGGGACTCAACTATGTGGACGTCGGCACATCAGGCGGCGTGTGGGGCCTGGAGCGCGGTTACTGCATGATGATCGGCGCCGAGAAGGCCGTGTTCGAGCATCTCGAGCCGCTGTTCGATACCCTCGCCCCGGGCTATGGCGACCTCGAGCGCACCAAGGGCCGCAACGCCCCGGACGAGCGCGCCGAGCGCGGCTATATCCACGCAGGCCCGGTCGGTGCCGGTCACTACGTGAAGATGGTCCACAACGGCATCGAGTACGGCCTGATGCAGGCCTACGCCGAGGGCTTCGAGCTGATGCAGAGCAAGGGCTCGGAGGACCTGCCGGAAGATCAGCGCTTCGACCTCAATCTGGCCGATATCGCCGAAGTGTGGCGTCGCGGCAGCGTGGTGTCTTCCTGGCTGCTCGACCTGACCGCCCAGGCACTGGCCGGGGATGCGCGTCTGGACCACTACAGCGGTGCCGTCTCCGACAGTGGCGAAGGCCGCTGGACCGTCGATGCCGCCGTCGAACAGGGTGTCGCCGTGCCAGTGCTGGCCAATGCGCTGTTCTCACGCTTCAGCTCGCGCAAGGAGAACACCTATGCCAACCGCCTGCTGTCGGCGATGCGCTTCGGGTTCGGCGGTCATGTCGAGCCGCCCAAGAAGGACTGA
- a CDS encoding histidine triad nucleotide-binding protein — protein MDCLFCKIINREIPADIVYEDDEVLAFNDINPQAPTHVLIIPKQHIATLNDIEEHQLATVGRLQYTAARLAKDYGFAEGGYRVVMNCNEDGGQTVYHIHMHLMGGRRFTWPAG, from the coding sequence ATGGACTGTCTGTTCTGCAAGATCATCAACCGCGAGATTCCCGCCGATATCGTCTATGAGGATGATGAGGTGCTGGCCTTCAATGACATCAATCCGCAGGCCCCGACCCATGTGTTGATCATCCCCAAGCAGCACATCGCCACGCTCAACGATATCGAGGAGCATCAGCTGGCCACGGTAGGGCGCCTGCAGTACACCGCCGCCAGACTGGCGAAGGACTACGGTTTTGCCGAGGGCGGTTATCGCGTGGTGATGAACTGCAATGAAGATGGCGGCCAGACGGTCTATCATATTCATATGCACCTGATGGGTGGTCGCCGCTTCACATGGCCGGCTGGCTGA
- a CDS encoding HAMP domain-containing histidine kinase, whose amino-acid sequence MKPLSVGRRLLGGSLVIALIVMPLTGLGLAWSFRDAVTTAFDQRLLSLSKVLIAAIQFDREKGRPGLTRSLGDPRFDQAYSGWYWQISDRNGNVLTSRSLWDQRLPPLEDMDKGVIISRDLKGPRHQVLRSLERDIRLPGRNQPLHVMVAASRSEVDAEVARFEWLLAGALVALASLLVCGSAAQISWGLAPLRRLRARLKKVADGEAERLEETRLPPELTELTRAINAVLERDQRLIERGRAAAGNLAHALKTPVSVLKAQSERFDGEDRARIDAELKRIDEAVRHHLARASAAGGAHLSGRISLREAAGPVFEGLGRLASRRGITLSLALEDDASVRVDPQDLQEMVGNLLENALQWARQQVRVSSETRDGGVLLIIEDDGPGMNEEEGAAALGRGARLDEGRSGSGLGLAIVDDLMALYGGELALERSSLGGLAARVWLPSSPLVGAQPTE is encoded by the coding sequence ATGAAGCCACTGTCCGTCGGCCGCCGCTTGCTGGGCGGCTCGTTGGTCATTGCCTTGATCGTCATGCCGCTGACCGGACTCGGTCTGGCCTGGAGCTTCCGTGACGCCGTGACCACCGCCTTCGACCAGCGCCTGCTGTCGCTGTCCAAGGTGCTGATCGCCGCCATCCAGTTCGACCGCGAGAAGGGCCGCCCCGGCCTGACACGCTCGCTGGGCGACCCACGCTTCGACCAGGCCTATTCGGGCTGGTACTGGCAGATTTCCGATCGCAACGGCAATGTGCTGACGTCGCGCTCGCTGTGGGACCAGCGCCTGCCGCCGCTGGAAGACATGGACAAGGGCGTCATCATCAGCCGTGACCTCAAGGGCCCGCGCCATCAGGTGCTGCGCTCCCTCGAGCGTGATATTCGTCTGCCCGGCCGCAACCAGCCACTGCACGTGATGGTGGCGGCCAGTCGTAGTGAGGTCGACGCCGAGGTCGCGCGCTTCGAGTGGCTGCTGGCGGGCGCGCTGGTGGCCTTGGCATCGCTTTTGGTGTGCGGCTCTGCCGCGCAGATCAGCTGGGGGCTGGCGCCACTGCGGCGCCTGCGGGCTCGCCTCAAGAAGGTCGCCGATGGCGAGGCGGAGCGGCTGGAAGAGACCCGCCTGCCGCCGGAGCTGACCGAGCTGACTCGCGCCATCAATGCCGTGCTCGAGCGTGATCAGCGCTTGATCGAGCGCGGTCGTGCGGCCGCCGGCAATCTGGCGCATGCCCTCAAGACGCCGGTCAGCGTGCTCAAGGCGCAGTCCGAGCGCTTCGACGGTGAGGACCGGGCGCGAATCGACGCCGAGCTCAAGCGCATCGATGAAGCCGTGCGTCACCACCTGGCGCGTGCCAGTGCCGCCGGTGGCGCGCATCTTAGCGGGCGCATCAGCCTGCGTGAGGCGGCGGGGCCGGTCTTCGAGGGGCTCGGGCGCTTGGCGAGCCGGCGTGGCATCACGCTCAGTCTGGCGCTGGAGGACGACGCAAGCGTTCGGGTCGACCCGCAGGATTTGCAGGAAATGGTCGGCAACCTGCTCGAGAACGCCTTGCAGTGGGCTCGCCAGCAGGTCCGCGTCAGCAGCGAGACCCGCGATGGCGGCGTGCTGTTGATCATCGAGGACGATGGCCCCGGCATGAATGAAGAAGAGGGCGCCGCCGCGCTGGGGCGTGGGGCGCGTCTTGATGAGGGGCGCTCCGGTTCCGGTCTGGGGCTGGCGATCGTCGATGATCTGATGGCGCTCTACGGGGGTGAGCTGGCACTGGAGCGCTCCAGTCTGGGCGGGCTGGCGGCACGCGTCTGGTTGCCTAGCTCCCCGCTGGTCGGGGCGCAGCCGACGGAATGA